From Elephas maximus indicus isolate mEleMax1 chromosome 1, mEleMax1 primary haplotype, whole genome shotgun sequence, a single genomic window includes:
- the LOC126072762 gene encoding aflatoxin B1 aldehyde reductase member 2-like: MSLKEKTGVNYTQRVNSWRRVLRLLCDLGTVHRARRSQPPEPRPVVQPPPVLGTKEMGRCVHVSAGAAVRRAFLERGHTKLDIAFMSCNSQSESILCSVRLGVCDRDCTGGLLTGKYKDKNRKQPVGHLFGSSWAEAYRNLPEGAPLQGHCPGGEGPTGYLQLQCLHHDLSHPVVDVLPLPAPDCLRSVVVLGMSSLEQLGQNLVATEKGLLEPAVMDTFNQAWHLWPMNVSPTSARPQCGSSWQGTSFSSVTSSILSLWPVFALHRFSMVFPECLEPCIIFLDSCLALCCLCSGAELCSGFSCLNKAGTWPGCGPGLE; encoded by the coding sequence ATGTCCTTAAAGGAAAAGACTGGTGTGAACTACACCCAAAGAGTAAATAGTTGGCGCCGAGTGCTACGTCTGCTCTGTGACTTGGGCACCGTCCACCGTGCACGTCGCTCCCAGCCACCCGAGCCCCGGCCTGTGGTCCAGCCACCCCCCGTGCTGGGCACCAAGGAGATGGGGCGCTGTGTGCACGTGTCCGCTGGCGCCGCGGTCAGGCGCGCCTTTCTGGAGCGCGGCCACACCAAGCTGGACATCGCCTTCATGTCCTGCAACAGCCAGTCTGAGAGCATCCTGTGCAGCGTGAGGCTCGGGGTGTGCGACAGGGACTGCACAGGGGGCCTGCTGACCGGCAAGTACAAAGACAAGAACAGGAAGCAGCCCGTGGGCCACTTGTTTGGGAGCAGCTGGGCTGAGGCCTACAGGAATCTTCCGGAAGGAGCACCACTTCAAGGCCACTGTCCCGGTGGAGAAGGCCCAACAGGCTACTTACAGCTCCAGTGCCTCCATCACGACCTCAGCCACCCTGTGGTGGATGTGCTGCCACTCCCAGCTCCAGACTGCCTCAGGAGCGTGGTCGTCCTGGGCATGTCCAGCCTGGAGCAGCTGGGGCAGAACTTAGTGGCAACTGAGAAAGGGCTCTTGGAGCCTGCTGTCATGGACACCTTTAACCAAGCCTGGCATTTATGGCCCATGAATGTCTCACCTACTTCTGCTAGACCCCAGTGTGGCTCAAGCTGGCAAGggacttctttctcttctgtcaccTCTTCCATTCTCTCACTCTGGCCAGTCTTTGCCCTACACCGATTTAGCATGGTTTTTCCTGAGTGTCTTGAACCATGCATTATTTTTCTAGATTCCTGCCTTGCTCTTTGTTGCCTGTGTAGTGGGGCTGAGCTCTGCTCAGGCTTTTCTTGTTTGAATAAAGCAGGTACTTGGCCTGGCTGTGGCCCAGGCCTAGAGTGA